The DNA region CGGCCGGGTTCGGGGAGATTGACGCTGACCGAGATGTCGTGCTCGGTGGTGTCGATCGCCCCGGAGATCATCAGCACCCTCCGGCGGACGTCGGCGACCCCGGCCATCTGAATGTCACGCGCGCGTACCCGTGTGGAAACATCCAATCCCGGGAATTCAGGAGATGACATCTTTCATGCCTCCAGATCTCGACAACCGCAATTCCAGACCGGCAGAATTTCCCCATCCGCAAACACTCGCAGAATTTCACGCCGAACTGGACGATGTCAAGGTGAGGAACACATGATCCACTGGTACGAAAGGCTGCCGGTACCGATGCGCGGACTGGGCCGTTCAGCGGTACCGGCTCAGGAACCGTCGACGTCGTCCGCCCAAGCCGCGGCGGGTGTACCGTGCTCCAGCGCGCCGATGTAGACGATCTCGAACGAGGAATCGGTCCGCTTGAGCCCGATCCGGATGACCAGATCGTGTTTCACCAGAATGATGAACTGATGCGGATCA from Amycolatopsis sp. EV170708-02-1 includes:
- a CDS encoding DUF6235 family protein — protein: MAMRLQLTSGLQVLEEWAINAPQADRNVIYEALFAVADGSAFLIYDIFGDGRDPHQFIILVKHDLVIRIGLKRTDSSFEIVYIGALEHGTPAAAWADDVDGS